The Arachis hypogaea cultivar Tifrunner chromosome 19, arahy.Tifrunner.gnm2.J5K5, whole genome shotgun sequence genome has a window encoding:
- the LOC112779380 gene encoding mannose/glucose-specific lectin produces the protein MAISNTNLFLFSVPLLTFTIIFLMQLNKANSSDSLSFSFDNFNQEDGRNLIFQGDSTISPTKNTLHITKVNSQGNPAPNSLGRVLQSAELQLWDKATNRLSEFDCQFSFVLKSPVSEPADGLTFFIAPSNTTVPGLSPGALLGIFDAHSHLNPSLNQIVAVEFDTFSNYWDPSYPHIGIDVNTIQSVKTVQWERREGETVNVLVSYTSRSRKLEVIASYSNGQRFEVSHVVDLRDVLPEWVRVGFSAATGAQYQSHEILSWSFTSSLNYVQMEIK, from the coding sequence ATGGCTATCTCCAACACAAAcctctttctcttctctgttcCTCTCCTTACCTTCACCATTATCTTCCTCATGCAACTAAACAAGGCAAACTCATCAGATTCCCTTTCCTTCAGCTTCGACAACTTCAATCAAGAAGATGGAAGAAACCTAATCTTCCAAGGTGATTCAACCATTTCACCAACGAAGAACACACTCCATATCACCAAGGTGAATAGTCAAGGCAACCCAGCTCCAAACTCCCTTGGAAGAGTCTTGCAATCAGCCGAACTACAGCTTTGGGACAAAGCTACAAACAGACTCTCAGAATTTGATTGTCAATTCAGCTTCGTCCTCAAATCCCCGGTTTCCGAACCGGCCGACGGCTTGACCTTCTTCATCGCCCCCTCCAACACCACCGTACCGGGGCTTTCCCCCGGAGCTCTATTAGGGATCTTTGATGCTCATAGCCATCTAAATCCTTCTCTAAACCAAATTGTTGCCGTTGAGTTCGACACCTTCTCCAATTATTGGGATCCAAGTTACCCGCATATTGGAATCGATGTCAACACCATTCAATCCGTCAAGACTGTGCAATGGGAGAGGAGAGAGGGTGAAACCGTAAATGTATTGGTTTCTTACACTTCTAGATCTCGAAAGCTAGAGGTCATTGCAAGTTACTCTAATGGTCAACGATTCGAGGTGTCTCATGTCGTTGACCTAAGGGATGTGCTTCCAGAATGGGTTAGGGTTGGATTCTCAGCTGCAACAGGAGCACAATACCAATCGCATGAGATTCTATCATGGTCTTTCACTTCATCCTTGAACTACGTTCAAATGGAAATAAAATGA